The Paramormyrops kingsleyae isolate MSU_618 chromosome 23, PKINGS_0.4, whole genome shotgun sequence sequence GAGAAAAAAAGTATAATGCAAGTCTACAATGTATGTCTTATAAACAAAGGATGAACCCTTTTCGTAATAGATTAAAATAACAAAGAATATCTAAGCCTGTCATCAGAAAGGTCCAAAGCATTTCATAGTTACaacaaatgtatttaaataaaatttttgcCAGACATTCTTAAACACAAACAGGGAGTTTATTCAGACAGATTATGAAGAATCTCAGTGGGCAGCCTGTTCTTCCACTTCCCTATCAAGCAGCTATTACTAGTAGTTATGCTTAGTGTTCAACAGCTAGACTCCTCCTGGATTGTGATTCTTCCAATTCAGTTTTTACCCCTACACCATTCCATTTGCTCTGTAAAACAATAGGAAGCTGTGTGTTTAACTGAAACagtattacatttatattaataataatctgATTGATTCATGTGGGAAAAATCAACCCCAAAACCAAAGTGAGGATCACTAAGTGTTAGCCGTTTTCTTCGTGTACTCCTTCCTGCCCCCGTGCCTGCTTCCAAAGTTGCGAACACGGTGGATCTTCTTCAGCTGGGTCTGGATGGTCTCCATGATGTCCACGTGGTCGGGAATGTGTACATACCGGACATTCCTTCCGGTGATAAACAGCTCTGCCACCTTACTGGGTCGCCCGCGCCGGTCACAGTAATCCACCTCCTCCAGACGCACGTTCA is a genomic window containing:
- the lsm10 gene encoding U7 snRNA-associated Sm-like protein LSm10, with protein sequence MMEVTHSIRERTIAENSLVILLQGLQGHVTTVELRDESSARGRLVNVDAFMNVRLEEVDYCDRRGRPSKVAELFITGRNVRYVHIPDHVDIMETIQTQLKKIHRVRNFGSRHGGRKEYTKKTANT